Within Quercus lobata isolate SW786 chromosome 5, ValleyOak3.0 Primary Assembly, whole genome shotgun sequence, the genomic segment GTGGAGTGATTATGCAATGGGGATCTATACCAAAAATGCGGAGAAAATTGCAGGACATACTTTGAggaattttaattatgaaactGGTGTATATCAAGTGATTACCCCGTACAGCCACCATAGAGGTGGAGGGGGAAACTACAGTCATGAAGCACACGTATTTGCTAGAACATGTGGTTGTGGAAAGTGGCAAAACATTAAAATACtttgttcacatgcaattaaagttCTTCAAGGTTTGCACCTCGATGCAACCACCTATATTGACCCATGTTATAGCTTGGATAACGCCATTCACACATATGCACATCAATTTATGGTGCCAAAGCCAGAGTCATTGTGGAGGGACGTTTGCGAACCACGGCGGGTGCCTGACCCATAGCTGTTACAGGCCAAAGGTCATCCTGTGAAgtcaagaataaggaatgaaatggatgggGTACGGCGAGAATGAGGAAGCTGGAGGGAAGATCCGGACTTGAGGGAGATTCAACTGAGGCAGTGATGCGAAGTGTGTCATGAAGAGGGGCATAACCATAGAAGATGTCCCAATTCCCGTGGGGCTTCGACAAGCGATAGTGCTACAAACTAGGCAAGTGCTAtcactgtttttatataatatgcttagaattttgtttgctttttgttCTTCGCATTTGGGTACTAACAACTGTATTTTAATGTTTGTCAGGCGAGCAGAGACTCAATTTTGGAATGGCATTGTACATGGGAGTTGTGGTTATCTTCGGTATGGATCAACATGTTTGCGACTATGCTATGTTGTATTAGTATGGACAAGTGCTAGGCGACTATATAGACTATGTTGTATCGACTcagttgttattttgtttattgttgaatGTTGTTGTAAATGAATTATTTGCTATCCATTGTACTCGTTATATTAGTTGCGTTGTGCAGCTTTTGCCTATAATGCCAGCAATGCACTAATGCCTTAGTAGCTAGTACTTTGGCAAGTTCAACCAGAGGGGCCTTGTTTGAAGCAATGATGGCTAGTAATGCTTTTTGTGCGCCTCATGTAGtggttaaaatttgtttggtctGTAGCTAAGAGAGGTTGTTATAatgcccatgaatagtaactaTCTTAATCTAGTTTTTTACATTTGATGTACTCTTCCTTTGATTGCCCATGTGGTGTGTTCTGGATCTGGTTTACTATTgcaggggaagaaaaaaaaaattttctggtTTATTGCTGCAGGTGGGGgcagggggaaaaaaatacaataaaaattgagtatttgaaactcgatttccatataAATCGAGCTTCAAAGGCTCAATTTATGGTGGACTTATTTACCAAAAAGTCACTGACATGTAAATCAAGCATCAGATACTCAATTTCCACTAGGAATATTTCCAGTGGCAGTTGGCCGTAAATAGTTTTAAACTCTCAGCCTGGCATTCTCGCTGCTGGTGACTTTGAGTCCTAActggaaatcgagtttcaaatACTCGAGATCcactggaattttttttttcctaattttagaCCTatatttgaaactaaaaaaactaTGATTTGCACTTGTACCTATATATCTTAAACTTCAatgtttaatttgaaacttttggaattaaatagtttagtttaaaaattttaaaattgcaAGTTTTAAATCATAGGATTGAATgatacaatttattaaaaataaaaccaaccaAACTACCTAGACAGTTGGGACATGCATTTGTTACTTGGCAAATCACACAAGCTTAGAAACTAGAATAACAATTACGAATAGTGGCACATATTGTACATAAAGAAACATTGTGGCCCCAACACATGAGAACAAACACATAAGGAGAGATGTGTAACTATGCAATCATTAATAAATGTAATGATAAGTTGAAAGCATTTATCTAATGGCATTGCTTTCAAGCCTTGGAAATATGTTACACTCCAGCACGCTCACCACACTACACTTTTATGTCTTTTGCtacaacataattaaatttacaaaattttataaataaaaaaagggagtCAACTACTATATGTTCTCCATTATATCTGATCCTTCTGCCATTATATGTTCTCCATTAATGTCATACTTGTTGGTTGTGGTTGAAATTGTAGAAGCTATCATTGATGGAGTCCACAAAGGATTATATTGCTTGATGAGTGTAGCTATTCCTGCAATATGGGGTGTTGCCATACTGGTACCAGACAATAGTGCAAAATTGTATCCTACATTAGCAATTAAATTTGATCAGTTCTTAATTGTAATAACATAGAAAGCAAGTAACAACATGCAACATTGTTGCTGCTTAATTAAGTAATTAACAAATAAGATACaatgaaaataacataaacattAAAAGTTAGCATTTATATATACTTACCCTTTAATGTGGGTTCTAAAGCACTAATGGGGCTCCAAGCTGCCCAAACTTGGTGCCCTGGAGCAAGAATATCAGGCTTAAGTATATCAGCAAGATTTTTGTCTTTGTCAATGAAATCTGGTCCCCTTGCAGAGAATCTACTAACTATAGGTGCCTGCCACTTGAAAGAAGCAATCCTTCCATCTCCTATAGTCGCTCTAGCACCAAATTTGATCATCAAGGGCTCCTTACAAACTCAATATCATCAAGGGCTTCCTGTAATCAGGGCAAACATGATCACAGAATgccatatgaaaaaaaaaatcaatatttttagcaCTGAACAATGAGGTTGGATTACATGAATGGGGGAAACGCCAATagcaagaaaattttattttctatcctttctgtttttccttttgttgagCTATGAAACTTGGTTAACAAGTTATTAGTGAAATAACGGCAGTGAATTAGCAAGTCTACATTAAGAGCTCAATTCATAGATACATGGtgaacaaataaattttctttaaaggAACAAGAAACTCCTATATAGGTCAACAACTTGCAAGGTTTCCCCTAAATGCTGCCTCACCTTTTCTACCtctgaaaaatgaataaatgtatTTAGCAATAGGACAATAGATACCTGTGTGGCTAGATCACCAATAGCCAGCCTTGAAAGAACAACTTTCGCCCCACTTTGTACACATTTGTCCAACTTGTCATATATGATATTCCATTCAGCATCAACTATTGACTGATATTGTGAAGGATTTGAAAGTCTACAGACATTAGGGAAAAAAAGTTGTGTGTAAGAAATTTCTCAAAAGGaatatgacaaaaaaaataaatctgaacAATTACCTTATCTCAGCATTTTCTTTCTCAGATTTCAGTTCCAACTTGATGTTTAAGAGAAGTATCTTAGGatttaaaaatttctttggCTGCTGTTCAAAACCTGCATATGAAAATGTCTTTTTAAAGGCAACAACATTTACCAGAAAGGAATCGCGCATGTTTCCACTAGGAACCTGTACAAGCAGCCCATATTTCCCAATTCATTGATTTTGCAAACATTTCAAGCTAATTACAAACCTTTTTGCTTTATGAATAGCAATTTTTTTACCTCTTAAAGAGCCCCAGTACACAAGAAATATACTAAGAGAGTGACAACATCAAGAAAAAACAACTACCAATGAGTACAAGCAAAGTAAACAAGGAATTGTTGGGCAGCACATCCATCCACTAATACAAGCCCTTAAAAAGAACAACCTCAACTCCTTCAAAGGCCTCTCAACACCTGAAAATGCTCTGCAGTCATGCTCCTTCAAATTGAACACATCAGACAAAGGGTACACCACTCCAAATTGCCAATACTGGTCTTAAAAGGAGTGAAGGACTAGGAGATAAATAACCTTTTCTTAGAAAGACTAGGATTCCTAataaccaaatagaaaaagtaatCAAAACATAAACTAAATCGCATGGGCCTCTAAAACTACCCTTATTTTAGTAAAACTTCATTAAAATTAATCCAACAACATTCTAACTTAAAGATACTTAATACTAAGACTCAAGAATAACAAAAGTAGCCTAATAAAGGTGCCACAAAAGCCCTACATTGAAATTGGACCACAATTCTTAAATCCTTTGTAATCTAATCTGGTTTCTTGGGGGGGAAAAAGGGCTAAGAATACCAAGTTGGGATCCGTAGTCTACTCAGTCCTCAGGAATGAGAGCTGGAATCTGTGGACATCCTTTTTGCACTTTGTTGTATTCAAACTCTCTATATAGACAGGAAAATGATCATATGGCTTGGAAAGGGGCAAAACACGACCATATTGCAAGTAGGTCAGTGTcagaatttcaaattatttcCAGAAATGAATAAGAATAAAGTATAAAGATATTAGTAATTGGAAACCCTTCAAATCTCGTAATTCCTTTTACTTTCTTATAACTTTAGTCAACACTTTGTTTGCCACATAGAATATTAAAGGGAAAAGAGATAACACTCACCAcattcctttttttaatatcaGTCAAGCAACAACTTACATAAAAGATGCCATTTAGTTTAAACAAAACTTTACCATCTCATAATAtgtattgaataaaattatttaccaTACCCTTTATGTACCAAACAAGTATTAACACAAAACTCAGTGATCTTTTTGAAGTGTAAGCTTCATTGGAGCGTACAAACTCACCGCCATAGCTAAAAATACATGTTGCAGGGTACTTGTTTGAAGGCTCCAAAGAATTTTAGCAACTGGATCATCTTCCAAGTTAAATAAATTAGGTGGCACAATTTTCTTGCATTCACCTTTCACTCTAGCAGCAGAATCATCTATCAGAGTCGATTGCAGTAGTTGGCTGTGATCAGAAATGTTAATATAGTCATGAACCAGAGAAACAATTTCATGAAGCACCTGAAGAGCAATGGGTTCTAGGTCCTGCAACAGATTCTTCTGCTgcacttctttttcttttgaatttgctTCCTCACAAGCCTGATCCAAATCATTGCCACGATGATCTGCttatcaaatatcaaattatgaTGTAAGAAAAAGTATATAGCCACTGGCTTGGAAATGAGCAGcaaatttccttcttttttactctgatatataaaaataataattaaaaaaaatagaacaaataaTCCTGATATATGACACAGATTTCATGGGCTTATAAGAAAATGACCTGCTTTTTCAATACTAGGCAGCTCACATATATGCCTCTTCATGTCCCCCATTATAGTAGAAGTGGTCTTATGTAGCACTTGGTCCTGCCCTAATTGTACATCGCCAAATATAACAGCACTCACTAATAAACTTCTTATTATatattcgaaaaaaaaaataaataaataaaggaaggtCTTAAATATGACTCCACCATAGAATTAAGACTGACACAGTCGAATGAAATCAAAGATTTCATCAGTATATCACATTTAACTAGCTATGAGTCTGTCTAAAATTCATATTAAATTAGTTCCATAATCAACTTTTacaaattt encodes:
- the LOC115989010 gene encoding T-complex protein 1 subunit eta-like, translated to MLYPLPIHGEASNHSSVALENPNFSTYPRAKCAMEHSQKVVLHASDALLFLKAGQDQVLHKTTSTIMGDMKRHICELPSIEKADHRGNDLDQACEEANSKEKEVQQKNLLQDLEPIALQVLHEIVSLVHDYINISDHSQLLQSTLIDDSAARVKGFEQQPKKFLNPKILLLNIKLELKSEKENAEIRLSNPSQYQSIVDAEWNIIYDKLDKCVQSGAKVVLSRLAIGDLATQEALDDIEFVRSP